The Alnus glutinosa chromosome 1, dhAlnGlut1.1, whole genome shotgun sequence region TGTGAAAATTCAGAAGACtcaccacctccacctccaacctctgaaaagaatcaaaactcatcatttttgtttgaattcagTTGGAAAGTAGTTGTTATGGGATATGGTTGTGGAATCATATTTGGACTTATTGTTGGACAAATTGTGTTCACAAAGAAGCATGATTTGGTTATGAAGACTTTTGCAATCAAGCAGCCAACGCGAAAAAGGGTGAATCGGAGAAGATAcagaaattaaatataatcagCTAAGGTACGTGTTTCCTAGCCATTTAACAGCAATAAATTggctttccttttttcctttaatgGTTTAGAGGGATAATGAATAGCATGATTGTACTAGCCGAAAGGAATTGGTTGCCTCCACAAATATGAATGCAATAAGTTTATGTAGtacctttttctcttctttttttggtccAAGATAATGTCTggcataaaaatattaaaggcCAAAAGttgctattttttatttctcaaaacCAATTAACtataagagaaaaaagagaattcttacaatttaaaACTAATATTGCCAATAACGAGGTTAATTTTCCTGAGTTTCTTATACTGGAACGAGCTTTAATTTGTCACTCATCGCAGCTCATTTCGACGAGGCCTTTGAGTATAATAACAGCCCAATTTAAAGTAAACCATTTGAATTCCATATCTACTATGTGTTCGTGTGAGAGCACCGAATTTGGAATGCTAATAGTTTGTAGCTTGTGGGGTTATTCGTTATATGGGCCGCTTTTGGATAATCAACATAATATGGGCTTCGGGAATTGGGTAAAACTAAGCCTTCTTCCTATTCTAATGTGCTTTAGTTTCAGCCCAAtatcttttcaatttgtttctttttttttggtgaacGTTGGAGCGGCCGGGCGGGGATCttctaaacaagagaaaattGTTACCTCCATATATTATTCAAAGTAAATTACGTAGGAATTCTGTTGTTGCTAGTCCTCTTCattgaaatttttctttattgtttcaTAGTTAGActatacaatttatttatttttttaaatttcacaaGTCAAAAACTTCTCTAAAACaagattaaaattcaaaatttctttgaaaaatcatatgaattaccctttttcttttgggataattgcaccgttagtccctgtggtataccataattatttttcactccctatggtttaaaaagttcatgggaggtcctcgtgatatgcaataatcacaaatcgatccctgacgtcaaattctgttaaatttttaaacagattccgtcaaatgccacgtcaacgacatgtgtcgccaataagatggcgacacgtgtccaccgtaataaaaaaatataattttttttttttaaaaaaaaaaaacttatttttttaaaaaaaaattcaaaaaaaaatttcaaaaaaaaaaaaaaaaactaaaggggccggccgcccccagccactgggggtggccgcgcgccacccccaatggccgtagggggtggcgcgcggccaccccccgtggccgggggtggcgcggagccaccccagtggcctggggtggccatcgggccacccctagatcttccaggggtggcccaaaggccaccccctgtggcttgggggtggccggccccttcagtttttttttttttttgttttttttttttttgaatttttttttaaaaaaataagtatttttattttttttaaaaaaattatatttttttattacggtggacacgtgtcgctatcttattagcgacacgtgtcgctgacgtggcatttgacggaatctgttaaaaaatttaacagaatttgacgccaatgatcgatttgtaattattgcatatcacgaggacctcccatgaactttttaaaccatagggagtaaaaaataactatggtataccacagggaccaacggtgcaattatcccttttcttttttcctttctttcaagTACGGATTGTTGTCGGTCAAACTTCGTATCTGTAAAACTAAGAATCAACAGATCGGCATGGTGTTCTTTTTGATCTGTCCTTAGGATCGAGATCTTACAATCATCTAATGCATCTTGaagaatattttcttttaaaaaaaaaaaaaaaaagaacataatcACAAGAAGTCATGAATAAACCATTTTACACAGCTCAAAGATGGTTTTCCTGGTCAAccgaaaatgttttcagtttgatcaaaattttcaatcgTACCCATCATACACCGAAAAATTGGGAAAACCATACCTTTTACAGAAAAATGTTTTACGTCGAAAGAAATAGAACCTAaatgaattaattatattaaggaaaaaatctaaaaaatccccctcaaactaacagtcgattttaaaataatcttaTGAATTTTTAAGTGTCCTAAactgacccatcaaactaccaaggtttgccaaaaaaaacaacttttttccGATAATATCCttattctcttttaaaaaaaaattaataaaaaaactattttttaaacaagaaaaaaaaaatatgagaagcactaaatttgtttttaatcgTATTAAACAGTGATATATGAGAATAAGAGATACTAGAAATTACAAGACATCCAAACACAGCCTAAGTAATCTAATTTAATTCTAATTGAGATACAGATGATTTTTCATCATTATATGTGTGCAGTAATAAATGCAAATAGCCTTATGcttgaagaaaacaatacaatGAAAAAATACATACTACAATCactttaaagaaaaaacaaataaagctCCAAAGGAAACACCTTGAGAGGTGACATTTTCGTAAGACCTTCAACTGTTGTCTTCAAGATTTGTATTTCCTTTTCACttttacataataataataattaaaaaaaaaaaaaaaaaaaaggtcttggatgtttaaaattttctcttctGCAAACATCTTCAAATTTTGtgaatatcataaaaaaaaaaattccaaaatattcctataaggTCCCATTTAATCCAAAGGATATGCAACCAGCAACCTTAACGAAAATTTAAGagataattacattttttttcatagaaTACCACCCTCTGTTAACATGCttccatgaactgacacatcaaCTATAAAAAAGCCTTCAACTatcaattttttacattttttccctTCCATCAGTCAGACCCATTAACTCGGTGGATCAACGCCTCATGTGACCATCCCatgcaattttaattatttttctttctcttttacccTCACTCCCGCAGcctatattttctttctttttatttgatgtTTCTTCTCACGTGATGTGGACTTCATGTACTTGGTGCCTGCAAGCAACGGCCCAGATCCGCTCTCAACCTTCTCGCATTCCGTTTATCTTCATGCCCACCTTCAAAGTAGTGACTTCTTTGCACGCTTCACAATACActctagatatatatatatatatatatatatatttgggaaaaatatatattagcccctcaaactaccactatTTTTTCAgatggccctccaaactaccaatgcttagattttggccccccaaactactactttatgattttttggccccatccgtccatttatgccgtcaattctaaacagaattccGAAAATACCCTTCCTACACTctgaaattctcacggttaaaggaggggtattttcggatttttggccaatttctgttagaattaacgatataaatagacggatggggtcaaaaaatcagaaagtggtagtttggggggtcggagTGCAAGTGTTAGTAGTTCAGGGTGCAATCCAAAGAaagagtggtagtttggggggctaatatatatttttcccatttttttttctttcttcatcgTTCGTCTTCcttctttaaacttttttcttcaacttccctttttttctttctcaacgtttcttctttcttctacttacttctttaactttttttttttttttttccttcaaaatttctcctttctttaaaatatattcttcttctttacaGTACAGTAACGGACAGCCAGAAAGTGAACCCtcatcaataaaaattaaacgcGGTGGGTGGCTATGGCCCCAACTGAAAGATGAGATGGAGTCAAGTGCACCATGATGGTTAAAAGTAAGCATAAATTAGTTATTAGAACCCCGGGTGAACAACCTCGAGGCTTCGTGGACAAGACTCATCCTGACTATGTTTGTAAACTTCACAAGTCCTTATACGGTCTCAAACAAGCTCTTCAGGCCTAGTTTAATCGTCTCTCATCATTTTTGCAGGAACTTGGCTTTGTAGCCTCCTTGGTGGATCCCTCATTGTTTATTTTCACTTATGATTGTAACgtcccgccttttacaaaaaggcataagtgaaaaaaaaaaaaatcgatttccacgtgacattactataacatcagagttataaattggtagcgaaaaatataattatccaGTAGACTTTGATTTAAATAACACGAcggagcttctaactgaaatacttctagacatccattaaaaatacttagaacaaatacatggaaataGGTATcttaaatgacacaaaagaatacatgaaaattttagcaattttctcaacataaaatgttaaaaacacagaagactacaaacaaaatacaatctaTGGGTCTttagctttaaaacctcttgagTTCTAACCTTCATTTATaaaacctgcaccaatatacatatacatatatatatatatatatatatatatatatatatatatatatatatatatatatatatatatatatatatatatatatatatatatatatatatataaacaaaaacacaaaataccctaagtgagtccgctgtttccaataataatatgaatgctgatttatttaataaatgcaacataatgcagatatgtgtatatataatatataataataatatgacagttttatatgcaatgtcttaattattttcttttgcactTCTCTCATAATAGAACCTACGGTCCGTATTAGCGTGTTGAGGGAAACTACGGTCCCGAGAACCTACGGTCTCCTCACTtaaaggagtaatgctacacatcatccctttgttttccttttgttcccccaaaattgatgtagctcttaaaatcaccattaaatttttgatatatgactattggattttgatctaatggcgattttaagagccacattaattttgggaggacaaaaagaggacaatgggatgatgtgtagcattactccactTAAAGCTTAATTATATGGGGCTTAAGGTCTCAGCTGGCCTGTAAACCTACGGTTACAGCATTTGATTATTATCATATTTGCGGGAACCTAAGGTCCCATTGGCAATACTTTCACCCCCCGCTGCATTCACCAACTTTgttattaattagtttaattaaaaaaatataacatgtaaattcacatgcgcaaacaaattaaataaaacagtaaacacaatattatggaaaaattcACCAGCTTCGTCTTCAGTAAGTATATAGATACTTACAGCCATTTAGTGCAGTTCTCATACTAGCTCATtatctgcaataaatatatattgtacacaaagtgttaacatcatttcttgtgaatattaattatattcgCTTAGGTACACTAATCTTTTTAATTTGGAAAGCCACTAAGCATAACATGTAAAAATCTCACCTattaattgaatatatacatttaaataatactcgaccctttttcataaaaatactaATACTTTTATCAAAACCCAATTACTTTTAAAGAACATCAAACCCAATTGTCCAAATACCAAACAACCGGGTAATTATAGAAGATCAAATTGATGGTATGGCCCGGATCTTCTATAAGTATGAGCTTTTTGTattgattttaataaaaacggTTCTAATTCGagttgttttaacaaaaacggctctaattatattttgagccgtttttaattaaaacaactctaattggagccgttttaatgaAAACGGTTATAATTAGAATTGTTTCAACAAAAATGGTTCCAATtacattttgagccgttttaattaaaacaattccaattagagccgttttcaACAAAAACGGCTTCAATTCGATCTAATGGGCAATTGATCCTATCTGATCAATCCAAGTGTGTTACTCTGATAaatcgaacatccaatcaatcatggtgCACTAGTTTGATCGATCCTAAGTACTAATCTGACCAATCATGATaagatcataggatcgatagaagttataattaatacatataaaccaatatatatatatatatatgatctttaAGATTTCAAGATTAGCTCGTTTATGAGTTGAGTTTAATTAAAGAGTTGATCTTGAACTACAGAAATGTGTGTTCAAGCTCGACTCGTTTACTTAGTACatgttaattaactagataatatgttagtttatgagttaactagttaatatatatgttaactaatacacacatataaatagTAACATATGTAACTTATATTAAGcaattgagtaaaaattctattaataaattaagtaaaaattaaaagtaattggagctgtttttaaaaaaacgaaattTGAGTCAATTTTAGAAAAAACGGCTGAATTTagaactattttttaaaaatggctCTAACCGGAGCCGTTTTAAGCCGATTAGAGCCCTTTTGGGCAAAAAAGACTCCAACTGGAGTCTTTTTGGCCCAAAACGACTTGGCTCGCCGGACGCGAAATTTTTCATGTCCCCCGCGTATGCcctgtcaaaaattttcaaactatttttttcttctcttttttatttcttcatttctctCGTGCCCTTTGTTTCTtcattcttgttcttcttttctttattcccAACCGAGAGAttagagagagaccgagagagaaagaaagagagaccaAGAGATGGAGAGAATCAGAGAGAACTTGAGGAAGGCGTGCGGTGGGCTAGCCACCGTTTGGGGTGGACGACGGCGCCGGGGCCAGTGGGTCTCGGCCCAACGCTGGTGAGGCCAAAAAGCTTGGAGTTCCGGCATTTTCTCGGTACCCAAACAGtataaaatccttttttttatgGGCcagtataatttttaggcttgatttcttgatttttgttttgatttgggttgttttgtgaagATTTTCGTTATACCCACTTATTCCGGTTCTATAATGGTAAAAATCTTCacttttgattttaatttgttaGACTGATGGGGAATTTTATAGTTGGTTCTGATTGGGGATGGTTTGATTCTTGATGGATTGTTCAGCATGGGACGGATTTCTGCTAGGACCTAAAGTCCAACCGCTCTAGCTTCAAAATTGGATTTGTATTCTGTATATTCAATTCCTTATCCTATTATGCACAGTCTGTATGCATCACATTTGTGCTTTTGGTTGTCTTCCTCAATTTCTAAATACTTATGGGCCTATGGGCGCTGTATTTGGCACAAGCTCTGGAATATTGCAGTAGCAAAGGACGGGCACTGTATCAATGCGTACAGGGTCTTGTTTGATCAGGTAAGAGGTTTTCGACGCAGGTTTTGCTTAGTTTTTCATACCCATTttacttgtttttgttttgtgattttGAGTCCGTGGTCAACAGGAAGGAAATCCCAGGCTGTCTTGCTTTGGCCTTATGAAGAATAGCAGGGATGGGAAGAGTTACAGTACTAACTTGGCTTTCACCCCTCCGGAGTACTTGAGGACTGGTATATATACTGTGTTATAAGGAGTGTCCAACTATATTATTTTGAGATGAACATTTGAGCACCATCTTGGCCAAGTTGTAAATTTTTGGATATAGTGGGCAAGGAAAAGCTTGGGAATGTTGTGCCATGATAACAATAATGTTCTGTTTCACATTACGTATCTAATACGTATTAAGAAACTAGGAGTTGCTTGCTAGCAACTGCAACATAGACTATATAGTTGCTTCACTGattcttaaaattttacaaatttttttatcaattgcaTTATTGATATGCAATTTATATACAAGTCTTTTGTGCTCTGTTTAAACAATACAGACATGCTGAATTAattatggatattgatgtttacaaAAAGTTCAatttgtttgaatattttccattttcctGACTCCTGAGGTTTCTcatttttatctaatttttgttttagtaGACAGCTTGCTATGGCTTTGTAAGAATAAAGGgttaaactctctctctctctctcttctcaacTTAGAACTGTCAGTATGGAGCTTAAATAATTGTTTCTTTTACCATGTAACTAAATTCATATATATGTTGACATGAATGGTGGGATGAAAAAAAGGTAATCTAGGAATTCCTATATAATATGGTATGGAACAAGTTTTGAAAATCTGAGCCCATGTATTTCCATAGTTTGTTACATAATTGCCATTTGGTTTCAGTTTAATTCAAAGATAAGTATATAAATATGTAAATATGTCTTATTTTTTGCAGGTAGAGTGACTGCAGAAAGTGTAGTTTACAGCTTTGGGACCATGCTGCTTGATCTTCTTAGTGGCAAACATATTCCACCGAGTCATGTAGGTTTTCATCAAAGCCTCATATATGAATCCTCGATTATTTTATGGTTGCAAACTAGAGAGCTTGTGTTCAATATGAAAATGACATAATTAATGTTAGACAGTAATTTGATTTTAGGTGCATGAGTTGAATAATCCAGTTGTGATTATAATTGATGAAGTTCAAAATTTCATGTTGCCACAATCTGTATTTGTTTGTAGGCACTTGACCTGATCCGTGGCAAGAATTTTCTGTTGCAGGTGTTTTTTATGACTTGCACCATTGACATTGAGCTTCTTTCTTGCTATACCGGACCTTAGGCTTAGATGTATAATAAGAAGTGTAAAATAGTTGAAGTATGATTAGGATTTTGTTATCTGCATTATTCCTTTGATAATTGAGATAGTTTTGAGataaaacatttttgttttagttgtcATAAGTTGAATGGTTACTCTAAGAGACCAGGGAATCTGTTTGTGATCCATGCATGGATGTTTGCAGTGTCTGTTCCATATGTGAATATTCTCTTCTTGATGATAATTTGTGGTGGTAGTAGTCCTAACGTGCTTTTGTATCATGATGGTAATTGGgatgaaaccaaaaaaaaaaaaaattaataataattttttttaattttattttgagccGTTTCAGGGACCCTAAATGGTctctacaaaaaatatatttttttatttttctttttatttttttatgttattttgagccgttttaaggacTCTAAAAcgtctctaaaaaaaattattattaattttttttgagtttattttgTGCTAAAACGGCTTTAATTAAAATCGTTTTTATCAAAACGGTTCAAACCGGTTTGAGTCGCTTtggttaaaacggctcaaaccttTTTAAGCCGTTTtaattaaaac contains the following coding sequences:
- the LOC133858655 gene encoding serine/threonine-protein kinase BSK8-like isoform X2; translation: MHSLYASHLCFWLSSSISKYLWAYGRCIWHKLWNIAVAKDGHCINAYRVLFDQEGNPRLSCFGLMKNSRDGKSYSTNLAFTPPEYLRTGRVTAESVVYSFGTMLLDLLSGKHIPPSHVFFMTCTIDIELLSCYTGP
- the LOC133858655 gene encoding serine/threonine-protein kinase BSK5-like isoform X1, which translates into the protein MHSLYASHLCFWLSSSISKYLWAYGRCIWHKLWNIAVAKDGHCINAYRVLFDQEGNPRLSCFGLMKNSRDGKSYSTNLAFTPPEYLRTGRVTAESVVYSFGTMLLDLLSGKHIPPSHALDLIRGKNFLLQVFFMTCTIDIELLSCYTGP